Proteins from a genomic interval of Pseudomonas anuradhapurensis:
- a CDS encoding aspartate aminotransferase family protein — protein MPTASSLAQRPSANAPRPLYAFTDSPLLQRQQQQESNARSYPRRIPLALKRASGIHVEDVEGRQFIDCLAGAGTLALGHNHPVVVEAIQRVLADELPLHTLDLTTPVKDRFVQDLFGVLPEALRREAKVQFCGPTGTDAVEAALKLVRSATGRSTVLAFHGAYHGMSQGALSLMGSHGPKQPLGALLGNGVQFMPYPYDYRCPFGLGGAAGVKANLHYLENLLLDPESGVPLPAAVILEVVQGEGGVIPADVEWLRGVRRITEQAGVALIVDEIQSGFARTGRMFAFEHAGIVPDVVTLSKAIGGSLPLAVVVYRDWLDTWKPGAHAGTFRGNQMAMAAGSAVIGYLVEQRLAEHAEAMGQRLRQHLQQLQRDYPELGDIRGRGLMLGVELVGGQGQRDALGQPQANRELAAKVQRECLKRGLILELGGRHGAVVRFLPPLIITAEQIDEVAQRFAEALVVSV, from the coding sequence ATGCCTACCGCTTCCAGCCTTGCCCAGCGCCCGTCGGCCAATGCGCCGCGCCCGTTGTACGCGTTCACCGATTCGCCTTTGCTGCAACGCCAGCAGCAACAGGAGTCCAACGCCCGCAGCTACCCGCGGCGCATCCCGCTGGCGCTCAAGCGCGCCAGTGGCATTCATGTGGAAGACGTCGAAGGCCGCCAGTTCATCGATTGCCTGGCTGGGGCCGGGACCCTGGCGCTGGGCCATAACCACCCGGTGGTGGTCGAGGCGATCCAGCGGGTCCTGGCCGATGAGCTGCCCCTGCATACCCTGGACCTGACCACGCCGGTCAAGGACCGCTTTGTCCAGGACCTGTTCGGCGTCCTGCCCGAGGCACTGCGTCGTGAGGCCAAGGTGCAGTTCTGCGGCCCGACTGGCACCGATGCGGTAGAGGCGGCGCTGAAACTGGTGCGCAGTGCCACCGGCCGCAGCACCGTGCTGGCTTTCCACGGCGCCTACCACGGCATGAGCCAGGGCGCGCTGAGCCTGATGGGCAGCCATGGGCCGAAGCAGCCACTGGGCGCCTTGCTTGGCAACGGCGTGCAGTTCATGCCGTACCCCTACGACTACCGCTGCCCGTTCGGTCTGGGCGGCGCAGCCGGGGTCAAGGCCAACCTGCATTACCTGGAGAACCTGTTGCTCGACCCGGAAAGCGGCGTGCCCCTGCCCGCCGCGGTGATCCTCGAGGTGGTGCAGGGCGAGGGCGGGGTGATCCCGGCCGATGTCGAGTGGCTCAGGGGCGTGCGCCGGATCACCGAGCAGGCCGGCGTGGCGCTGATTGTCGACGAGATCCAGAGCGGCTTTGCCCGCACCGGGCGCATGTTCGCCTTCGAGCACGCCGGCATCGTGCCGGATGTGGTCACCCTGTCCAAAGCCATTGGTGGCAGCCTGCCCCTGGCAGTGGTGGTGTATCGCGACTGGCTGGATACCTGGAAGCCGGGTGCCCACGCTGGCACCTTCCGCGGCAACCAGATGGCCATGGCGGCGGGCTCGGCGGTGATCGGTTACCTGGTCGAACAGCGCTTGGCCGAACATGCCGAGGCCATGGGCCAGCGCCTGCGCCAGCACCTGCAGCAGTTGCAGCGGGATTATCCGGAACTGGGCGATATCCGCGGGCGCGGATTGATGCTCGGGGTGGAACTGGTAGGCGGCCAAGGGCAGCGTGATGCCCTTGGCCAGCCGCAGGCCAACCGTGAGCTGGCAGCCAAGGTGCAGCGCGAGTGTCTCAAGCGCGGGCTGATCCTGGAACTGGGCGGGCGGCATGGCGCGGTGGTGCGTTTCCTGCCGCCGTTGATCATCACCGCTGAGCAGATCGATGAAGTGGCACAGCGCTTTGCCGAGGCGTTGGTTGTTTCTGTCTGA
- a CDS encoding ATP-binding protein, producing MSLRVRLSLILGSAFVVIWVLAAAWMLRDLRQQMMFSLDQRLVASARMVAGLIDQLPQPLTAKGEEAHFSADQFSVPDGMACQVSSLRGEILASNHKHDGAMDDERSGFRDQTIDDALWRTFTYNHGDVRITTADRHMEREALNQSILLAASAPVLMALLGSLGLLWIGLGKGLEPLNRMRDALRRRRADSVEPLQVAGLPSELQPLLETQNQLFLRIAQTIERERRLTDDAAHELRSPLTAIKTHLQVARMTDGAVREQALAHAEQGADRMHRTLEQLLMLARVEGSLSFEDGVQCSAEQVARQAVQDAGGGDNRRIVLRLPEEATQVYLRMPAPLAVAALRNLLDNALRHGGDEAVELELQMSDGQVGFMVRDHGPGIAEADLEHLTERFWRNGQSGGCGLGLAIVQAIVQRCAGSLKFDSRSDGLRVLLQVPARPAS from the coding sequence ATGAGCCTGCGGGTACGCCTGAGCCTGATCCTGGGCAGCGCCTTCGTGGTCATCTGGGTGCTGGCGGCCGCGTGGATGCTGCGCGACCTGCGCCAGCAGATGATGTTCTCCCTCGACCAGCGCCTGGTGGCCTCGGCACGCATGGTCGCCGGGCTCATCGACCAGCTGCCGCAACCGTTGACCGCCAAGGGCGAGGAGGCGCATTTTTCTGCCGACCAGTTCAGCGTGCCGGACGGCATGGCCTGCCAGGTCAGCTCGTTGCGTGGCGAGATCCTCGCCAGCAACCACAAGCACGATGGCGCCATGGACGACGAGCGCAGTGGCTTCCGTGACCAGACCATCGACGATGCGCTGTGGCGTACCTTCACCTACAACCACGGCGATGTGCGTATCACCACCGCCGACCGGCACATGGAGCGCGAGGCGCTGAACCAGTCGATCCTGCTGGCCGCCTCGGCGCCGGTGCTGATGGCCTTGCTCGGCAGCCTGGGGCTGTTGTGGATCGGCCTGGGCAAGGGCCTGGAACCGCTCAACCGCATGCGCGATGCCTTGCGCCGCCGGCGCGCGGACAGTGTCGAGCCGCTGCAGGTGGCGGGCCTGCCCAGCGAACTGCAGCCGTTGCTGGAAACCCAGAACCAGCTATTCCTGCGCATTGCCCAGACGATCGAGCGTGAGCGGCGCCTGACCGACGATGCCGCGCATGAACTACGCAGCCCGCTGACGGCGATCAAGACCCACCTGCAGGTGGCGCGCATGACCGACGGGGCAGTGCGCGAGCAGGCACTGGCACATGCCGAGCAGGGCGCCGACCGCATGCACCGTACGCTGGAACAGTTGCTGATGCTGGCGCGGGTGGAGGGCAGCCTGTCGTTCGAGGATGGCGTGCAGTGCAGCGCCGAGCAGGTGGCACGGCAGGCGGTGCAGGACGCCGGCGGCGGCGACAACCGGCGTATCGTCTTGCGCCTGCCGGAAGAGGCTACCCAGGTCTATCTGCGCATGCCTGCACCGCTGGCGGTGGCGGCGTTGCGCAACCTGCTGGACAACGCCTTGCGTCATGGTGGCGATGAGGCGGTGGAGCTGGAACTGCAGATGAGCGACGGGCAGGTAGGCTTCATGGTGCGTGACCATGGGCCGGGAATTGCCGAGGCAGACCTGGAGCACTTGACCGAGCGTTTCTGGCGTAATGGCCAAAGTGGTGGTTGCGGGTTGGGGTTGGCGATCGTGCAGGCGATCGTGCAACGCTGTGCCGGTAGCCTGAAGTTCGACAGCCGCAGTGATGGCTTGCGGGTTTTGTTGCAGGTGCCGGCACGTCCGGCCAGCTGA
- a CDS encoding response regulator transcription factor gives MHVLLCEDDDLIAAGICAGLTAQGLTVDRVGNAADARAMLQAAQFDVMILDLGLPDEDGLKLLRRLRQQGETLPVLVLTARDAVTDRVDGLQAGADDYLLKPFDLRELAARLHTLLRRVAGRAVNVIEHGPLCYDPSTCAATLAGRPVDLSRREQALLQALLQNPGRVLSSEQLKDCVYGFSDEVESNALNVHIHHLRRKLGNGIVETVRGLGYRLGPAQAPEEAAS, from the coding sequence ATGCACGTTCTGCTCTGCGAGGACGACGACCTGATCGCCGCCGGCATCTGCGCCGGCCTCACCGCCCAGGGCCTGACCGTGGACCGGGTGGGCAATGCCGCCGATGCGCGGGCGATGCTGCAGGCCGCGCAGTTCGACGTGATGATTCTCGACCTCGGCCTGCCCGACGAAGACGGCCTCAAGCTGCTGCGCCGCCTGCGCCAGCAGGGCGAAACGCTGCCGGTGCTGGTGCTCACCGCGCGGGATGCGGTCACCGACCGGGTCGATGGCCTGCAGGCCGGGGCCGACGATTACCTGCTCAAGCCGTTCGACCTGCGCGAGCTGGCCGCGCGCCTGCACACCCTGTTGCGGCGGGTGGCCGGGCGCGCGGTGAATGTGATCGAGCACGGCCCGCTGTGCTACGACCCGAGTACCTGCGCGGCCACCCTGGCCGGGCGGCCGGTCGACCTCTCGCGCCGTGAGCAGGCCCTGCTCCAGGCGCTGCTGCAGAACCCTGGGCGAGTGCTGTCCAGCGAACAGCTCAAGGACTGCGTGTACGGCTTCAGCGACGAGGTGGAGAGCAATGCCCTGAACGTGCATATCCACCACCTGCGCCGCAAGCTGGGTAACGGCATCGTCGAGACCGTGCGCGGCCTGGGCTACCGCCTGGGCCCGGCGCAGGCGCCGGAAGAGGCCGCATCATGA
- a CDS encoding nucleotidyltransferase family protein: MSVVALVLAAGSARRFGADKRRVALADGRSLLAHSVERARAAFADVRVVLRAGERGEDFGLPGECRIVASPEAAAGMGHSLAAGAGSLRDSQAQAVAILLGDMPWIEPATLCRLAEAASPSTIVLPRHAGQHGHPVIFGRDFWPALERLGGDEGARALVRGHQACCVVVEVEDAGVLLDVDTPEGVM; this comes from the coding sequence GTGAGCGTGGTCGCGCTGGTGCTGGCGGCAGGCAGCGCCAGGCGTTTTGGCGCAGACAAGCGCCGGGTGGCCCTGGCGGATGGTCGTAGCCTGCTGGCGCATAGCGTGGAGCGGGCTCGGGCAGCATTCGCTGACGTTCGCGTGGTGTTACGCGCAGGCGAACGGGGCGAGGATTTTGGCCTGCCTGGCGAATGCCGCATCGTCGCCAGCCCAGAGGCTGCCGCCGGCATGGGGCACAGCCTGGCTGCCGGCGCCGGCTCGTTGCGCGACAGCCAGGCGCAGGCGGTGGCCATTCTGCTGGGCGATATGCCGTGGATCGAACCGGCAACCTTGTGTCGCCTGGCCGAAGCGGCCAGCCCTTCGACCATCGTGTTGCCGCGCCATGCCGGGCAGCACGGGCACCCGGTGATCTTCGGGCGCGATTTCTGGCCGGCGTTGGAACGGCTGGGCGGGGATGAAGGGGCGCGGGCGCTGGTGCGCGGGCATCAGGCTTGCTGCGTGGTGGTTGAGGTAGAGGATGCCGGGGTGTTGCTGGATGTGGATACGCCGGAAGGGGTGATGTAG
- the dsbD gene encoding protein-disulfide reductase DsbD yields MRVLLLFLTLLLAGPLQANPFDVKPDFLPVDQAFVLTHDRQPDGQMRLYFQIKPGYYLYQKRLKFDGLPVEQHPQLPPALNHHDEFFGDSAVYRDQLQLLLPASAQGQLRLGWQGCADAGLCYPPQTTLIDLGGSTAPLAEQASDQALASGLQQSHLAWSLLAFFGLGLLLAFTPCSLPMLPILAGLVLGNGASARRGWLLAGVYVLSMALVYAALGVVAALLGASLQAWLQQPWLLGSLAGLFVVLALPMFGVFELQLPAALRDRLDRAGRGTRGGHLYGAALLGGLSGLLMGPCMTAPLAGALLYIAHSGDVLQGALVLFSLGLGMGVPLMLLVTLGNRYLPRPGAWMNRVKGVFGFVFLGMALYTVRSLLPSALLLALSGGLLITLAWAAWPALQRLPALRAVPLLGALWGGLLLVGAAAGGDDPWQPLRPFTGSATPASGQQVEDAFVTVSRPEDLQRELAAAKGRGQWVMVDYYADWCVSCKVMEKQVFARSDVQAALAGVHLLRLDVTADSPASQALLQHYQVPGPPSIIWVGPEGDERRARRLTGEVDAAAFLQHWTQTRSQG; encoded by the coding sequence ATGCGCGTCCTCCTGCTCTTCCTGACACTGCTCCTGGCCGGCCCGTTGCAGGCCAACCCGTTCGATGTCAAACCTGACTTCCTGCCGGTCGACCAGGCTTTCGTGCTGACCCACGACCGCCAGCCCGATGGCCAGATGCGCCTGTATTTCCAGATCAAGCCAGGCTACTACCTGTATCAGAAACGCCTGAAGTTCGACGGCCTGCCCGTCGAGCAACACCCGCAGCTGCCACCTGCGCTCAACCACCACGACGAATTCTTCGGCGACAGCGCGGTGTACCGCGACCAGTTGCAACTGCTGCTGCCCGCCAGCGCCCAGGGCCAACTGCGCCTGGGCTGGCAAGGCTGTGCCGACGCTGGCCTGTGCTACCCACCGCAGACCACCTTGATCGACCTCGGCGGCAGCACAGCGCCGCTAGCCGAGCAAGCCAGCGACCAGGCGCTGGCCAGCGGCCTGCAGCAAAGCCACCTGGCCTGGAGCCTGCTGGCGTTCTTCGGCCTGGGCCTGTTGCTGGCCTTCACCCCCTGTTCGCTGCCGATGCTGCCGATCCTCGCCGGGCTGGTACTGGGCAATGGCGCCAGCGCCCGGCGCGGCTGGCTGCTGGCCGGGGTCTATGTACTGAGCATGGCCCTGGTATACGCCGCCCTGGGCGTGGTCGCCGCGCTGCTGGGCGCCAGCCTGCAGGCCTGGCTGCAGCAACCCTGGCTGCTGGGCAGCCTGGCGGGGCTGTTCGTGGTCCTGGCCCTGCCGATGTTCGGCGTCTTCGAACTGCAACTGCCCGCCGCCCTGCGTGACCGCCTGGACCGCGCCGGGCGCGGCACGCGTGGCGGCCACCTGTATGGCGCGGCGCTGCTCGGTGGGTTGTCCGGGCTGCTGATGGGCCCGTGCATGACCGCGCCGCTGGCGGGGGCGTTGTTGTACATCGCCCACAGCGGCGATGTACTGCAGGGCGCGCTGGTGTTGTTCAGCCTTGGCCTGGGCATGGGCGTGCCGCTGATGCTGCTGGTGACCTTGGGCAACCGCTACCTGCCGCGCCCTGGCGCCTGGATGAACCGGGTCAAGGGGGTATTCGGCTTCGTGTTCCTGGGCATGGCGCTGTACACCGTGCGCAGCCTGCTACCCAGCGCATTGCTGCTGGCCCTCAGCGGCGGGCTGCTGATCACCCTGGCCTGGGCAGCCTGGCCGGCCCTGCAGCGGCTACCGGCGTTGCGCGCTGTTCCGCTGCTGGGCGCCCTGTGGGGCGGCCTGCTGCTGGTGGGTGCGGCGGCCGGTGGCGACGACCCCTGGCAACCGCTGCGCCCGTTCACCGGCAGCGCCACGCCGGCCAGCGGGCAGCAGGTCGAAGATGCCTTCGTCACCGTCAGCCGCCCCGAAGACCTGCAACGCGAACTGGCGGCAGCCAAGGGGCGCGGCCAGTGGGTGATGGTCGACTACTATGCCGACTGGTGCGTGTCGTGCAAGGTCATGGAAAAACAGGTATTCGCCCGCAGCGACGTGCAGGCGGCCCTGGCCGGCGTGCACCTGCTGCGCCTGGACGTGACCGCCGACAGCCCGGCCAGCCAGGCTTTGCTGCAGCACTATCAGGTACCCGGCCCGCCCAGCATCATCTGGGTCGGCCCGGAAGGCGACGAACGCCGCGCACGGCGCCTCACCGGTGAAGTGGATGCAGCCGCGTTCCTGCAACACTGGACCCAGACCAGGAGCCAAGGCTGA
- a CDS encoding TlpA disulfide reductase family protein, translated as MLTVTLGPLTMALNHLLMLTALVIASVVGWWVARRGGESPESALFNLFLIGLLCARAGFVLAYWPMYQDDLLQIIDIRDGGFLFWSGLAGIVLGALWQGWRHPGLRRPLGWALFSGALFWGLASLAGHLYSKGTELPELSLRNASGQSVALHGYRGKPLVINLWATWCPPCRREMPVLQQAQGDYPHVTFLFVNQGETPENVSTFLATTGLSLTHVLFDGTGLLAQRVGSMALPTTLFYDADGRLIGSHLGELSRASLRHALEPFDRATAPAPAAQGN; from the coding sequence ATGCTGACCGTAACCCTCGGGCCACTGACCATGGCCCTCAACCACCTGCTGATGCTTACCGCCCTGGTGATTGCCAGCGTGGTCGGCTGGTGGGTCGCCCGGCGTGGCGGCGAGAGCCCGGAATCGGCGCTGTTCAACCTGTTCCTGATCGGCCTGCTGTGCGCGCGCGCCGGCTTCGTGCTGGCCTATTGGCCGATGTACCAGGACGACCTGCTGCAGATCATCGACATCCGCGATGGTGGCTTCCTGTTCTGGTCAGGCCTTGCCGGCATCGTGCTCGGCGCCCTGTGGCAAGGCTGGCGTCATCCCGGGCTGCGCCGTCCGCTGGGCTGGGCGCTGTTCAGCGGCGCACTGTTCTGGGGCCTGGCCAGCCTCGCCGGGCACCTGTACAGCAAGGGCACCGAGCTGCCCGAACTGAGCCTGCGCAACGCCAGCGGGCAATCCGTGGCACTGCACGGCTACCGCGGCAAGCCGCTGGTGATCAACCTCTGGGCCACCTGGTGCCCGCCCTGTCGGCGCGAGATGCCGGTGCTGCAACAGGCGCAAGGCGATTACCCGCATGTGACCTTCCTGTTCGTCAACCAGGGCGAAACCCCGGAAAACGTCAGCACCTTCCTCGCCACCACCGGCCTGAGCCTGACCCATGTGCTGTTCGATGGTACCGGCCTGCTGGCCCAGCGCGTCGGTTCCATGGCCCTGCCCACCACCCTGTTCTACGACGCCGACGGGCGGCTGATCGGCAGCCACCTCGGCGAGCTGTCGCGGGCCAGCCTGCGTCACGCCCTGGAACCTTTCGACCGGGCCACCGCGCCCGCCCCTGCCGCACAAGGAAACTGA
- the dsbG gene encoding thiol:disulfide interchange protein DsbG, whose translation MRLTALLPLSLALLAAPALQAEELPKAIQQLQAKGAVIKGSFAAPDGLRGYAAQYQNNALALYLTPDGKHVLVGSLFDEQGKDLSAEPLKQLVYAPMSKALWAKMENTAWIADGKDDAPRKVYLFSDPNCPYCNMFWEQARPWVESGKVQLRHIMVGIIREDSPGKSAALLAAKDPAKALHEHEKAGKASTLKPLTQVPEAVQQKLAANMALMEEMGLQATPAIFYQDEQGNLQSQQGAPRPELLGKILGKR comes from the coding sequence ATGCGACTGACTGCACTGCTGCCCCTGTCCCTGGCCCTGCTGGCTGCCCCGGCCCTGCAGGCCGAAGAGCTGCCCAAGGCGATTCAGCAACTGCAAGCCAAGGGTGCCGTGATCAAGGGCAGCTTCGCTGCGCCCGACGGCCTGCGCGGGTACGCCGCCCAGTACCAGAACAACGCCCTGGCCCTGTACCTCACCCCGGACGGCAAGCATGTGCTGGTGGGCAGCCTGTTCGACGAACAGGGCAAGGACCTCAGCGCCGAGCCGCTGAAACAGCTGGTGTACGCGCCGATGAGCAAGGCCCTCTGGGCGAAGATGGAGAACACCGCGTGGATCGCCGACGGCAAGGATGACGCGCCACGCAAGGTCTACCTGTTCAGCGACCCCAACTGCCCGTACTGCAACATGTTCTGGGAACAGGCGCGGCCGTGGGTGGAGTCGGGCAAGGTGCAGTTGCGCCATATCATGGTCGGCATCATCCGCGAGGACAGCCCAGGCAAGTCGGCCGCGCTGCTGGCGGCGAAAGACCCGGCCAAGGCCCTGCATGAACACGAAAAGGCCGGCAAGGCCAGCACGTTGAAGCCGCTGACGCAGGTGCCGGAGGCGGTGCAGCAGAAACTGGCGGCGAACATGGCCTTGATGGAAGAAATGGGGCTGCAGGCAACCCCGGCGATCTTCTATCAGGATGAGCAGGGCAACCTGCAGAGCCAGCAAGGGGCGCCGCGGCCGGAGCTGCTGGGCAAGATTCTCGGCAAGCGCTGA